One window of Pseudacidobacterium ailaaui genomic DNA carries:
- a CDS encoding ABC transporter permease, whose product MLRDLWGQAWDAMLYNRRRTAITIAGMAWGIATVVLLLAYGAGFSRAIEAIFEQWGTQLIGVFPGTTSEQAGGTKAGVQVRFTQDDVDRLWNTVPNLQHISPMLSKQVSVANDLHSYTWWVNGYRPEIQEIMRLDIDSGRFFTDLDDQQREHVAVIASEAKSKLFSGQYAIGQRIRINGISFTVIGVLKPKMQEGDDDVNRQIYVPFSTMGDIKDMKYLDGIWMNYTGDHMAVEQAIRKTLAAAHNFRPSDRNAIFVANLMEQLHQFRIITIALQALLLFIGALTLGIAGIGLMNIMLVAVQQRTREIGVEKALGAQKRHILVQFLAEALVITATGGAIGIALAYAVSIAVGRITFYSALASHAEAADIYLLISPTIVLVATGILIVVGLISGMVPAMRAANLNPIEALRYE is encoded by the coding sequence ATGTTGCGCGATCTTTGGGGACAGGCCTGGGATGCCATGCTGTATAACCGCCGCCGGACCGCCATCACGATAGCAGGCATGGCCTGGGGCATTGCAACGGTGGTGTTGTTGCTGGCTTATGGCGCCGGCTTCAGCCGCGCCATCGAGGCCATTTTTGAGCAATGGGGAACCCAACTGATTGGCGTTTTTCCTGGAACGACCAGCGAACAGGCCGGAGGCACCAAGGCCGGAGTGCAGGTGCGTTTTACGCAGGACGATGTCGACCGTCTATGGAACACGGTTCCGAACCTGCAGCATATCTCTCCCATGCTTTCCAAGCAGGTTTCTGTTGCGAATGATCTGCATAGCTATACGTGGTGGGTCAACGGATATCGCCCGGAGATCCAGGAAATCATGCGGCTGGACATCGACTCTGGACGCTTTTTCACGGACCTGGATGACCAGCAAAGGGAGCATGTGGCGGTGATTGCTTCCGAGGCCAAGAGCAAGCTCTTTTCCGGGCAATATGCGATTGGCCAGAGGATCCGGATCAACGGCATCAGCTTTACCGTAATTGGCGTGCTCAAGCCCAAAATGCAGGAGGGCGATGACGATGTGAACCGCCAGATTTATGTCCCTTTCAGCACCATGGGAGACATCAAGGACATGAAGTATCTGGATGGGATATGGATGAATTACACAGGCGACCACATGGCGGTGGAGCAGGCCATCCGCAAAACGCTGGCTGCGGCGCATAACTTCCGGCCTTCGGACCGCAACGCCATCTTTGTCGCCAACCTGATGGAACAACTGCACCAGTTTCGGATCATCACCATCGCATTGCAGGCGCTGCTCTTGTTTATTGGTGCGCTCACGCTGGGCATTGCCGGAATCGGGCTAATGAACATCATGCTGGTTGCGGTGCAGCAGCGTACGCGGGAAATCGGTGTAGAAAAGGCGCTGGGTGCGCAGAAGCGGCATATTCTGGTCCAGTTTCTGGCCGAAGCCCTGGTGATTACCGCAACCGGAGGGGCCATTGGCATTGCGCTGGCTTATGCGGTTTCCATCGCCGTGGGGCGCATCACCTTTTACAGCGCACTGGCCAGCCATGCGGAGGCCGCAGACATCTACCTGCTGATTTCCCCCACGATTGTTCTGGTGGCGACAGGGATCCTGATTGTCGTCGGACTGATAAGCGGCATGGTCCCGGCCATGCGGGCGGCGAACCTGAATCCGATAGAGGCGCTCCGCTACGAATGA
- a CDS encoding Asd/ArgC dimerization domain-containing protein produces MPENYKIAIVGAASLRGKELNETLNDSVFSSAEFLLMDDESALGQLETVGDEVTFIQRIEPDAFRGVDFVFFASDEEITRKHWQSAQKAGASIIDMSYALESTPGVLLRAPWVQDWNAAPDLKTTTVSPAHPAAFVLALLLKRAQTVASVVSAAATVMEPASEYGRSALDELHQQTVGLLSFQSLPKQMYDAQVAFNVVPSLGEAARVSLMASEARIRRHYAHLAEAMLPDAMIQLLHVPVFHGYGISLAISFDEPVTLDHLETALGGEHVEVVLSDSDAPSNLSSAGQSDVLVRVRTADGTELATKHFWVWMVADNLKLAALNALACAQELRFLRPQGKVQ; encoded by the coding sequence ATGCCGGAAAACTATAAGATTGCGATCGTGGGCGCTGCCTCTCTGCGTGGAAAAGAACTGAACGAGACCCTGAACGACTCTGTCTTCAGCAGCGCCGAATTTCTGCTGATGGATGACGAGTCGGCCCTTGGCCAGCTTGAGACCGTTGGCGATGAAGTCACCTTCATCCAGCGCATCGAGCCTGACGCCTTCCGTGGCGTGGACTTCGTCTTCTTCGCCTCTGATGAAGAGATCACGCGCAAGCACTGGCAGAGTGCGCAGAAGGCAGGCGCCAGCATCATCGACATGAGTTACGCCCTTGAAAGCACACCGGGCGTCCTGCTGCGCGCGCCCTGGGTACAGGATTGGAATGCCGCGCCGGACCTGAAAACCACGACTGTTTCTCCCGCGCATCCGGCCGCTTTCGTTCTCGCCCTGCTGCTTAAGCGTGCGCAGACGGTGGCATCTGTGGTCTCCGCCGCCGCCACAGTGATGGAGCCGGCCTCTGAATATGGCCGCTCCGCCCTCGATGAGCTGCATCAGCAGACCGTGGGCCTGCTCAGCTTCCAGTCGCTTCCCAAACAGATGTACGATGCCCAGGTGGCCTTCAACGTCGTCCCCAGCCTTGGTGAAGCGGCCAGAGTCAGTCTCATGGCCAGCGAGGCGCGCATCCGCCGCCACTACGCCCATCTCGCCGAAGCGATGCTTCCTGATGCCATGATCCAGCTGCTGCATGTTCCTGTCTTTCATGGATACGGCATCTCTCTGGCCATTTCCTTCGACGAGCCGGTCACGCTCGACCACCTCGAAACCGCCCTCGGGGGTGAACATGTTGAGGTGGTGCTCAGCGACTCCGATGCACCCAGCAATCTCAGCTCCGCTGGACAGAGCGACGTCCTGGTCCGCGTGCGCACTGCTGACGGGACCGAACTCGCAACCAAGCACTTCTGGGTCTGGATGGTGGCCGACAATCTCAAGCTCGCCGCCTTAAACGCGCTGGCCTGCGCCCAGGAACTGCGCTTCCTCCGTCCCCAGGGAAAAGTCCAGTAG
- the hmgA gene encoding homogentisate 1,2-dioxygenase, which produces MSASTWKYQSGFGNEFATEAMAGALPLGQNAPQKHPLGLYTEQLSGTSFTSPRHVNRRTWTYRIRPSVTHKPYEEAPLKLIRSGPFTEVPTPPNQLRWDPVPIPTGPSDFVDGMMTMGGNGDPAMQVGVAIHIYAINRSMEDRFFYNADGEMLVVPQEGALRFHTELGILAVSPGEICILPRGVKFRVVLEGSAARGYICENYGQHFRLPELGPIGANGLANPRDFLYPQAAYEDREGTFQIVSKFLGRLWVAEIDHSPLDVVGWHGNYAPYKYDLKNFNCINTVSFDHPDPSIYTVLTSPSTVPGTANVDFAIFPPRWMVAEHTFRPPWFHRNMMNEFMGLIFGQYDAKAEGFVPGGASLHNCMAGHGPDAETFEKASSAELKPQYLGNTLAFMFETQLAVRPTKFALETKVLQHEYYECWQGLKKHFRGNKG; this is translated from the coding sequence ATGTCGGCTTCCACATGGAAATATCAGTCTGGATTTGGCAACGAGTTCGCAACCGAAGCCATGGCTGGGGCGCTGCCTTTGGGGCAGAATGCTCCCCAGAAGCACCCTCTTGGACTGTATACGGAGCAGCTCAGCGGGACGTCCTTTACCTCGCCGCGCCATGTGAACCGTCGCACGTGGACGTATCGCATCCGTCCTTCTGTGACGCACAAGCCATACGAAGAAGCTCCCCTGAAGCTGATCCGCAGCGGTCCGTTTACGGAGGTCCCCACACCGCCCAATCAGTTGCGCTGGGACCCGGTCCCGATTCCAACAGGACCGTCGGACTTTGTGGATGGAATGATGACCATGGGCGGCAATGGCGATCCTGCCATGCAGGTGGGCGTGGCCATTCATATTTATGCGATCAACCGCTCCATGGAAGACCGGTTTTTCTACAACGCCGACGGCGAGATGCTGGTGGTCCCGCAGGAAGGAGCGTTGCGCTTCCATACCGAGCTGGGAATTCTGGCCGTATCTCCGGGGGAAATCTGCATCCTTCCGCGCGGGGTGAAGTTTCGGGTCGTGCTGGAGGGGAGTGCGGCGCGTGGATACATCTGCGAGAACTATGGGCAGCATTTTCGTCTGCCGGAGCTGGGGCCGATTGGCGCCAATGGCCTGGCAAATCCCCGGGACTTTCTCTATCCGCAGGCTGCCTATGAGGACCGAGAAGGCACATTCCAGATAGTCAGCAAATTTTTAGGGAGGCTTTGGGTGGCTGAGATCGACCACTCGCCTCTGGATGTTGTGGGGTGGCATGGCAACTATGCTCCTTACAAATATGATCTGAAGAACTTCAACTGCATCAATACGGTTTCCTTTGATCACCCGGACCCATCCATCTATACCGTCCTGACATCACCGAGCACGGTTCCAGGTACGGCAAATGTGGACTTTGCAATCTTCCCGCCGCGATGGATGGTGGCCGAGCACACCTTCCGCCCGCCGTGGTTCCACCGGAACATGATGAATGAGTTTATGGGGCTGATTTTCGGCCAATACGATGCCAAGGCTGAAGGGTTTGTACCGGGTGGGGCCAGCCTGCACAACTGCATGGCTGGCCATGGTCCGGATGCGGAGACCTTTGAGAAGGCCAGCTCGGCAGAGCTGAAGCCGCAATATCTGGGCAATACCCTGGCCTTTATGTTTGAGACCCAGCTGGCGGTCCGTCCAACAAAGTTTGCCCTGGAGACGAAGGTCCTTCAGCATGAGTATTACGAATGCTGGCAGGGACTGAAGAAGCATTTCAGGGGAAACAAAGGATGA
- a CDS encoding LacI family DNA-binding transcriptional regulator, giving the protein MPKTKSHARKEKSPFLPGRPISLRVLGDYLDLSPATISLVLNNAPGVRSIPQETRDRVLAAAKKFDYRPSFYARSLRRKQTFSVGVLVPELSDGYSVLIMDGIEQVLIEEGYFYFTASHRRKADLIEEYPRLLMDRAVEGFVAIDTALQHPLPLPVVAVANHKKIEGVTSIVLDHRRAAELALHHLYQLGHRQIAFMRGQPFSSDSEDRWKSLTSVARKLGLEVHPELTVQLEVNVSSPELGYPVVQKLLAQKRPFTALVSFNDIAAIGAIRALRDYGLRVPEDVSIVGFDDIQGAAYHNPSLTTIRQPLHAMGTTAARILLQRIRGEKEVPGQIAIVPELIIRESTCPPNPRRTSRRT; this is encoded by the coding sequence ATGCCGAAAACGAAGTCTCATGCCAGAAAGGAAAAAAGTCCCTTCCTCCCTGGCCGGCCGATCAGCCTCAGGGTACTGGGCGATTACCTTGATCTGTCGCCTGCGACGATCTCTCTGGTCCTCAACAACGCGCCCGGTGTGCGCTCCATCCCTCAGGAAACACGCGACCGCGTCCTGGCGGCGGCAAAGAAGTTCGATTACCGCCCCAGCTTCTATGCACGCTCTCTGCGCCGTAAACAGACCTTTTCCGTCGGCGTCCTGGTCCCAGAACTCAGCGATGGTTACTCCGTCCTGATCATGGATGGCATCGAGCAGGTCCTCATCGAAGAGGGCTACTTCTATTTCACTGCCAGTCATCGCCGCAAGGCCGACCTCATCGAAGAATACCCGCGCCTGCTCATGGACCGCGCCGTCGAAGGCTTTGTTGCCATTGATACTGCCCTTCAACATCCTCTCCCGCTGCCTGTGGTTGCTGTGGCCAACCACAAGAAGATCGAGGGCGTCACCAGCATCGTGCTCGACCATCGCCGGGCGGCCGAGCTGGCCCTGCATCATCTCTACCAGTTGGGACACCGTCAGATCGCCTTCATGCGCGGGCAGCCCTTCAGCTCCGACTCCGAGGACCGCTGGAAGAGCCTGACCTCGGTGGCCAGAAAGCTCGGCCTTGAGGTCCATCCCGAGCTGACCGTCCAGTTGGAGGTCAATGTCTCCTCACCTGAGCTGGGCTATCCCGTCGTGCAGAAGCTGCTGGCGCAGAAGCGCCCGTTTACCGCATTGGTGTCTTTCAATGACATTGCAGCCATCGGCGCCATCCGCGCCCTGCGCGACTATGGCCTGCGCGTTCCGGAAGACGTCTCAATTGTGGGATTTGACGATATCCAGGGTGCGGCCTATCACAACCCGAGTCTCACCACGATCCGCCAGCCGCTTCATGCCATGGGCACCACCGCTGCACGCATCCTGCTGCAGCGCATCCGCGGAGAAAAGGAGGTCCCCGGCCAGATTGCCATTGTTCCTGAACTGATCATCCGCGAATCCACCTGCCCCCCCAATCCCAGGCGCACCAGTCGCAGGACATAG
- the fahA gene encoding fumarylacetoacetase, translating to MQKSWVASANDGQTDFPLQNLPFGVFSSGEEGPRIGIAIGDQVLDLGGCVRQGLLDSLEGSLQRACCAPVLNPLMELGRGAVTALRQRVQALLDEEAPSKIRSQVEALLLPMARVTMHLPAAIGDYTDFYASIYHATNVGRLFRPDQPLLPNYKYVPIAYHGRASSVVVSGAVVYRPCGQRKTTDPAGPVYGPSRLLDYEMEVGFFTGRGNARGQCIPISEAEEHIFGLCLLNDWSARDIQSWEYQPLGPFLAKNFATSISPWVVTLDALEPFRISAFQRDAGDPDPLPYLLGAEDQARGGVDLTVEVWLSTNLMRRERMAPVRISQGHLRDLYWTLAQMLTHHASNGCNLRPGDLLGTGTVSGPTRDSVGCLLEMTRRGADPLLLPTGEERRFLEDGDEVILRGYCEREGHPRIGFGECRGVVLPAEGPV from the coding sequence ATGCAGAAGAGCTGGGTAGCGTCAGCCAATGACGGCCAGACAGACTTTCCCTTGCAGAACCTTCCCTTCGGTGTCTTCTCGTCTGGAGAGGAGGGCCCGCGGATTGGCATAGCCATTGGCGACCAGGTCCTTGATTTGGGCGGCTGCGTCCGTCAGGGGCTTCTGGACAGCCTGGAAGGGTCATTGCAACGGGCATGTTGTGCGCCTGTGCTCAATCCGCTGATGGAGCTCGGACGTGGTGCGGTCACTGCGTTGCGTCAGCGCGTGCAGGCACTGCTGGACGAGGAGGCTCCGTCAAAGATAAGAAGTCAGGTGGAGGCACTGCTGCTCCCGATGGCGCGGGTGACGATGCACCTTCCTGCTGCCATTGGCGACTACACGGATTTTTATGCCTCTATTTATCATGCGACGAATGTCGGACGGCTCTTCCGTCCGGACCAGCCCCTTCTACCGAACTACAAATACGTTCCGATTGCCTATCATGGTCGGGCCTCGTCCGTAGTGGTGAGTGGGGCGGTGGTCTACCGGCCCTGCGGCCAGAGAAAGACGACCGATCCCGCAGGACCGGTCTACGGTCCTTCTCGCCTGCTCGATTATGAGATGGAAGTGGGCTTTTTTACGGGGCGCGGCAATGCACGGGGGCAATGCATCCCGATTTCAGAAGCAGAGGAGCACATCTTCGGACTCTGTCTGCTGAATGACTGGTCGGCAAGAGACATCCAGTCCTGGGAATACCAGCCTCTGGGGCCATTTCTGGCCAAGAACTTTGCCACATCCATCTCGCCGTGGGTGGTCACTCTTGATGCGCTGGAGCCATTCCGCATTTCCGCATTTCAGCGAGACGCGGGAGACCCCGATCCGCTTCCTTATCTGCTTGGGGCCGAGGACCAGGCAAGAGGCGGGGTGGACCTGACGGTGGAGGTCTGGCTCTCGACCAACCTGATGCGGCGCGAAAGGATGGCCCCGGTGAGAATCAGCCAGGGCCATTTGCGCGACCTTTACTGGACGCTGGCCCAGATGCTGACGCACCATGCCAGCAACGGCTGTAACCTGCGTCCGGGTGACCTGCTGGGGACTGGTACGGTCTCCGGCCCAACGAGAGATTCAGTCGGATGTCTGCTGGAAATGACGCGCCGCGGCGCGGACCCTTTGCTGCTTCCGACCGGGGAGGAGCGCAGATTTCTCGAAGATGGGGATGAGGTCATCTTGCGCGGATATTGTGAGCGAGAGGGGCATCCGCGCATTGGCTTTGGCGAATGCCGTGGAGTCGTGCTTCCAGCCGAAGGACCCGTCTGA
- a CDS encoding APC family permease, whose amino-acid sequence MEPRRQMGVAATMAVVTGESIALGIFLTPATMAKSLGSPLLLAAVWCGMAVVALCGALCYAELAVRFPHAGGEYVYLREGYGGRVAFLYGWMSAAVMDPGVAAALAVGAVPYVQSLEGLSSHAARFLPALFLLCLGLLNYIGTRLSSRVMATANLLKIAVLFALVGWAFVSGHASMGNLLPLASRRPGSEAWFAAIAGATVNAFFSFGGWWEAGKLAGEVREPRRTLPVAFVGGVLVVTSVYLAVSFAFLCVVPMERIVSNTAFVAQFGSVLFGPAGGKVLSGCVLLSVAGGLMAMTMAAPRVYFAMARDGAFFPVFGRIHPRFGTPANAVLLQTAMAMLALCFGAFDRILAYVIFSAVCFLALSAASLFRLKRPVDRWWYPAAPVVFLTGSGVIALLVLLHNPLPALVGVAVVLSGGLLRRWFTPANLASAEAAEPSLS is encoded by the coding sequence ATGGAGCCCCGCAGACAAATGGGTGTGGCCGCGACGATGGCCGTGGTCACTGGAGAATCCATCGCACTGGGGATTTTTCTGACCCCGGCCACGATGGCGAAGTCCCTGGGCTCGCCGCTGCTGTTGGCTGCCGTGTGGTGCGGGATGGCGGTGGTCGCGCTGTGCGGTGCCCTGTGCTATGCAGAACTTGCGGTGCGCTTTCCCCATGCAGGCGGAGAATATGTGTATCTGCGAGAGGGCTATGGCGGCCGGGTGGCTTTCCTGTATGGCTGGATGTCGGCCGCGGTGATGGACCCCGGTGTGGCCGCGGCGCTCGCGGTGGGAGCGGTGCCGTATGTGCAATCGCTAGAGGGCCTTTCTTCGCATGCGGCCCGTTTTCTTCCCGCCCTGTTTCTTCTCTGCCTTGGCCTCCTCAACTATATCGGGACGCGGCTGAGCAGCCGAGTAATGGCCACCGCCAACCTGCTGAAGATTGCTGTGCTGTTTGCTCTGGTGGGATGGGCCTTTGTCTCAGGCCACGCATCTATGGGGAACCTGCTGCCTCTGGCGTCGCGGCGTCCTGGATCGGAGGCATGGTTTGCCGCCATTGCCGGAGCGACCGTGAATGCTTTCTTTAGCTTCGGCGGCTGGTGGGAGGCAGGCAAGCTGGCAGGCGAGGTGCGGGAGCCGAGGCGCACGCTGCCGGTGGCGTTTGTCGGCGGAGTCCTGGTGGTGACGAGCGTTTACCTTGCGGTGAGCTTTGCGTTTCTGTGCGTTGTTCCGATGGAGCGCATTGTGTCCAACACAGCGTTTGTGGCGCAGTTCGGGTCCGTGCTTTTTGGACCAGCCGGCGGTAAAGTGCTTTCCGGCTGTGTGCTGCTTTCCGTCGCCGGTGGCCTGATGGCCATGACGATGGCGGCGCCGCGGGTCTACTTTGCCATGGCGAGAGACGGCGCTTTCTTTCCTGTGTTTGGAAGGATCCATCCGCGTTTTGGCACACCCGCCAACGCGGTCCTGCTCCAGACGGCCATGGCGATGCTGGCGCTCTGCTTTGGGGCCTTTGACCGGATCCTGGCATACGTCATTTTTTCCGCTGTGTGCTTTTTAGCGTTGTCAGCGGCCTCGCTTTTCCGGCTAAAGAGGCCGGTAGATCGCTGGTGGTATCCCGCGGCGCCGGTAGTTTTTCTTACTGGTAGCGGAGTCATTGCGCTGCTGGTATTACTACACAATCCATTGCCTGCGTTGGTAGGTGTGGCCGTGGTGCTAAGTGGCGGCCTGCTGCGGCGATGGTTTACGCCTGCGAATCTAGCGTCGGCGGAGGCCGCAGAACCTAGTCTTTCCTGA
- a CDS encoding carboxymuconolactone decarboxylase family protein: MPYIHLPEDLPGIRGAMAFRPETAKPLNDLVEVLLHQPHTLTAGERELIATYVSYLNDCYYCQTIHGAIAAASLHDDEELVKRVKADFRHAAISEKLKALLVIASKVQKGGKHVTAEDVEAARREGATDLEIHDTVLIAAAFCMYNRYVDGLGTWQPRDEAMYRERGKRIARDGYVTVSKEYLPIEAATPSSFQD, translated from the coding sequence ATGCCCTATATTCATCTGCCGGAAGATCTGCCAGGGATCCGCGGAGCCATGGCGTTCCGTCCGGAAACAGCGAAACCTCTGAATGATCTGGTGGAAGTCCTCCTGCATCAGCCACACACGCTGACGGCCGGAGAACGCGAGCTGATTGCAACGTATGTTTCCTACTTGAATGACTGCTATTACTGCCAGACCATCCACGGAGCAATTGCCGCAGCAAGCCTGCATGACGATGAAGAGCTGGTGAAGCGGGTGAAGGCGGACTTCCGCCATGCTGCGATCTCAGAGAAGCTGAAGGCGCTGCTGGTGATTGCCAGCAAAGTGCAGAAGGGCGGAAAGCATGTCACGGCCGAAGATGTGGAAGCAGCGCGGCGAGAAGGTGCGACAGACCTGGAGATCCACGACACCGTGCTGATTGCCGCTGCCTTCTGCATGTACAACCGCTATGTAGACGGACTGGGCACCTGGCAGCCGCGCGATGAAGCCATGTATCGCGAACGCGGAAAACGGATCGCCCGAGACGGATATGTGACGGTGAGCAAGGAGTATCTGCCGATAGAAGCTGCGACCCCATCCTCTTTTCAAGATTAA
- a CDS encoding copper homeostasis protein CutC, with protein sequence MVVEICLESVDSVLAAERGGAARVELCANLLEGGTTPSAGTIRAARECSRIAIHVMVRPRGGDFLYTETEFAAMQHDVRMAKELGADGIVLGLLRPDGTVDVERTRHLVELASPLPVTFHRAIDVSRDLLEALEAVISTGAARVLTSGGQPSVVDGAPMVARMVEAARDRIIVMPGCGITPENIVSVLQTIGAREVHIALDEPVPSPMHFRKAEIPMGGIEGREYLRFMTPESAVRRTVEAVKALT encoded by the coding sequence ATGGTCGTTGAAATCTGTCTTGAGTCTGTTGACTCCGTCCTTGCTGCCGAACGCGGAGGCGCGGCGCGCGTCGAACTCTGCGCCAATCTGCTGGAGGGCGGCACAACCCCCAGTGCTGGGACCATCCGCGCCGCACGCGAGTGCTCCCGCATCGCCATCCATGTGATGGTCCGCCCCCGGGGCGGCGACTTCCTCTACACAGAAACTGAATTTGCCGCCATGCAGCATGATGTCCGCATGGCGAAAGAGCTGGGAGCCGATGGCATTGTGCTGGGCCTTCTTCGGCCCGACGGTACTGTGGACGTTGAGCGCACACGCCATCTGGTCGAGCTCGCATCCCCTCTGCCTGTCACCTTCCATCGGGCGATTGATGTTTCGCGCGACCTGCTCGAAGCGCTGGAAGCCGTCATCTCTACGGGGGCCGCACGTGTGCTCACCTCGGGCGGCCAGCCCTCGGTTGTCGATGGAGCGCCGATGGTGGCCAGGATGGTCGAGGCCGCCCGTGACCGCATCATCGTCATGCCTGGATGCGGCATCACGCCGGAAAACATTGTGTCTGTGCTGCAGACCATCGGCGCCCGGGAGGTCCATATCGCACTCGATGAACCCGTCCCCAGCCCCATGCACTTCCGTAAGGCGGAGATCCCGATGGGCGGAATCGAAGGCCGCGAATACCTCCGCTTCATGACCCCGGAAAGTGCGGTGCGCAGGACCGTCGAGGCGGTGAAGGCCCTGACCTAG
- a CDS encoding ABC transporter permease — MLQGVGDTFGQVFRAIWANKLRSFLTMFGIAWGVGSMLLLIGVGEGFRSGQRRSLATLGNDLIMMWGGTIPAVPNQHTGMRPYNLTLADAEAIRNEAPEVRDATAFISRNDIKQQSQYESAGGQVIGAEPNYSSVRFLPLRQGRFLSAADMSGRNRVVVLGEKSAKLLFPGRPALGETVLLNGADFQVIGVADKTGRGNNDNENQKIYIPLSTMLEMFPVKGENIPADSVTSIQYQPRVRGENAEAKRQVHEIIARRHNFDPDVEDAFNEWDTIKTEEMVGKIWTAMDVFLGGVGIVTLALGAVGIINIMLVSVSERTSEIGLRKALGATRRNIMTQFFLEGLLLTGVSGLAGIAGAAGLMSALQAAMGNNMQGFDPPHMAPWSVVLALGALSMSGMAAGVYPAGKAADLDPVEALRRE; from the coding sequence ATGCTGCAAGGTGTTGGCGATACTTTCGGGCAGGTCTTCCGGGCCATCTGGGCAAACAAGCTGCGCTCATTTCTGACCATGTTTGGCATTGCCTGGGGTGTGGGGTCCATGCTCTTGCTGATTGGCGTGGGCGAGGGTTTCCGGTCTGGTCAAAGGCGTTCCCTGGCCACGCTGGGGAATGACCTGATCATGATGTGGGGAGGTACGATTCCGGCAGTACCGAACCAGCATACGGGAATGCGGCCTTACAACCTGACACTGGCGGACGCGGAAGCCATTCGCAACGAGGCGCCGGAGGTCCGTGACGCGACGGCCTTCATCAGCCGCAACGACATCAAGCAGCAGAGCCAGTATGAAAGCGCGGGCGGACAGGTGATCGGGGCCGAGCCGAACTATAGCAGCGTCCGCTTTCTCCCTTTGCGACAGGGGCGGTTTCTCAGCGCGGCGGACATGAGCGGCAGAAACCGCGTGGTGGTCCTGGGGGAAAAGAGCGCAAAGCTGCTCTTTCCTGGACGTCCTGCGCTGGGTGAGACGGTACTGCTGAATGGGGCAGACTTTCAGGTAATCGGGGTCGCCGATAAGACCGGACGTGGGAACAATGACAATGAAAATCAGAAAATCTATATCCCGCTGAGCACCATGTTGGAGATGTTTCCAGTGAAGGGTGAGAACATTCCGGCCGATTCGGTCACTTCGATCCAATACCAGCCGAGAGTGCGCGGGGAGAATGCAGAAGCCAAGCGGCAGGTGCATGAGATCATCGCCCGCAGGCACAACTTTGATCCTGATGTGGAGGACGCCTTCAATGAGTGGGACACCATCAAGACGGAGGAGATGGTCGGCAAGATCTGGACAGCAATGGATGTTTTTCTGGGTGGGGTAGGGATTGTGACCCTGGCGCTGGGTGCGGTGGGGATCATCAACATTATGCTGGTTTCCGTAAGCGAGCGCACGAGCGAGATTGGCCTGCGGAAGGCCCTGGGGGCGACGCGACGGAACATCATGACGCAGTTCTTTCTGGAGGGCCTGCTGCTGACCGGGGTGAGTGGACTGGCCGGGATTGCGGGGGCGGCAGGGCTGATGTCTGCGCTTCAGGCGGCGATGGGAAACAATATGCAGGGCTTTGATCCTCCGCATATGGCTCCCTGGTCGGTGGTGCTGGCGCTGGGCGCCCTGAGTATGAGCGGAATGGCCGCTGGAGTATATCCGGCAGGGAAGGCTGCGGACCTGGATCCGGTAGAGGCCCTGCGCCGGGAATAG